In a single window of the Cydia pomonella isolate Wapato2018A chromosome 2, ilCydPomo1, whole genome shotgun sequence genome:
- the LOC133534695 gene encoding uncharacterized protein LOC133534695: MSAGPKVSLIDLSKQFRFEIDDSIKEKICFGETLLIGCGHFEGQAEDDSDSEWSCHSTTDSEPEKTDLKKTEHEYEIKERVEVESDKQSQSDDEHDFHTFFFPDCSKPLPPTNSKASVIMGLDGMPQINTNVRQGIEFCVCHQDSKTMECKCFTKIPCSCGAEVLRECTCAKSEGICICHEGEPQPECTCKPSKTCVCNPDDKVRPDCPCDNVIPCVCDPTRLNPYPVCTCKHKPGHGMNDESFGSFEGVESEYDAVKHETIPCDCQKPLPKKRCLCLKGQSCTCDIVCVCDIRKTCVCESEDGEPVKCESQESKSICSCPVPQICTCDAEPGGICKCFPEPKPTQCTCENPENCKCFSICECTSPCICDIQPKKLLECTCAETNSVDCTCHPKSIDLSPLKLKKTRAGKHNYRWCHDVDPRHTYFDYEYGRHDKISHKEEKREKLKILGLHEEKGGTDTSAADVEIDAPEYKKYIRKPSIDCCSTLGGMSINVECLGESRDKFLVQVTSHFSKEGAKAGTKLVSILDCNLHTMEENRTEHIQKKDTIKERKSYMAICDTGYYNKITKVCGDRHVVKRFYHSFEDAHSFLLEGATIVLLRYFALARYRGKIKTDTVLMDGVVCESIYVCHGVSQAIVNGKSMFVCKVERHIIEASGIVHQTLTVLSLRGYLICHEWADSNYIVHINPLLKTTPEKDLIEEHNPLRKYWREDLQLFSDYLDFKSARSSEGARYTSESSALTNAVRDYLQALLTLRPQDAIHFTKHYFKATLSSLDLPHNDYFDAGTKHVRYFFFED; encoded by the exons atgtCTGCTGGCCCTAAAGTCTCTTTAATTGATTTATCCAAGCAATTCCGATTTGAGATAG ATGACtcgataaaagaaaaaatatgttttggcgAGACGCTTCTAATAGGATGTGGTCATTTTGAGGGCCAAGCTGAGgatgattctgattctgaatgGTCTTGTCACTCAACTACTGACAGTGAGCCCGAGAAgaccgatttaaaaaaaacggaacacGAATACGAAATCAAAGAAAGAGTAGAGGTGGAATCTGATAAACAATCACAATCAGACGACGAACATGAttttcacactttttttttcccGGACTGTTCCAAGCCTTTACCACCTACAAACAGTAAAGCAAGTGTCATTATGGGTCTGGATGGAATGccgcaaataaatacaaatgtacGACAAGGTATAGAGTTTTGTGTATGTCATCAAGATTCAAAAACGATGGAATGCAAATGTTTTACAAAGATACCGTGCAGTTGCGGTGCAGAAGTATTACGTGAATGCACTTGTGCAAAGTCAGAAGGAATCTGTATATGCCATGAAGGTGAACCTCAGCCAGAGTGCACTTGTAAACCTAGTAAGACGTGCGTGTGTAATCCGGATGATAAAGTTAGACCGGATTGCCCATGCGACAATGTCATTCCATGCGTCTGCGATCCTACAAGACTCAACCCTTATCCAGTGTGCACGTGCAAGCATAAACCAGGACACGGCATGAATGACGAAAGTTTTGGCAGCTTCGAAGGAGTAGAATCAGAATACGACGCAGTGAAACATGAAACTATACCATGCGATTGCCAAAAACCATTGCCAAAAAAACGTTGTCTTTGTTTAAAGGGTCAAAGTTGTACATGTGATATAGTTTGTGTTTGTGACATTCGAAAAACATGTGTTTGTGAGTCAGAAGATGGTGAACCCGTTAAATGCGAAAGTCAAGAATCGAAATCAATTTGTAGCTGCCCTGTTCCACAGATATGTACTTGTGACGCAGAACCAGGAGGGATCTGTAAATGTTTCCCCGAACCTAAGCCCACTCAGTGCACCTGCGAGAATCCTGAAAATTGTAAATGCTTTTCTATTTGTGAGTGCACATCTCCTTGTATTTGTGACATCCAGCCCAAGAAACTACTAGAATGTACATGTGCAGAAACAAATTCTGTAGATTGCACATGCCACCCGAAATCGATAGATCTTTCACCGTTAAAGTTAAAGAAGACTAGAGCGGGGAAGCATAATTATAGATGGTGTCATGACGTGGATCCCCGTCATACATACTTTGATTATGAATATGGAAGACATGATAAAATATCACATAAAGAAGAAAAGAGAGAAAAGTTAAAAATTTTGGGATTACATGAAGAAAAAGGAGGAACTGATACGAGTGCTGCTGATGTTGAAATTGATGCTCCGGAATATAAGAAGTATATCAGGAAGCCATCTATAGATTGCTGCAGTACTCTCGGGG GTATGAGCATTAACGTCGAATGTCTTGGTGAAAGCAGGGATAAATTTCTCGTACAAGTCACTTCGCATTTCTCAAAAGAAGGAGCTAAAGCTGGAACTAAGCTGGTCAGCATTTTGGATTGCAATCTACATACCATGGAGGAAAATAGGACAGA ACACATTCAAAAGAAAGATACGATAAAGGAACGCAAGAGTTACATGGCGATATGTGATACCGGATACTATAATAAGATAACGAAAGTTTGTGGAGACCGACACGTCGTTAAGCGGTTCTACCACAGCTTTGAAGACGCCCATTCGTTCTTGCTCGAAGGCGCTACTATTGTCCTATTGAGATACTTTGCGCTTGCCCGTTATAGGGGCAAAATAAAAACTGACACTGTGTTGATGGATGGTGTGGTTTGCGAAAGCATATAC GTTTGCCATGGCGTGAGTCAGGCCATCGTCAATGGCAAGTCGATGTTCGTTTGTAAAGTCGAACGGCATATCATTGAGGCGTCTGGAATTGTTCATCAGACATTGACGGTGCTCTCTCTGAGAG GTTATTTAATATGCCACGAGTGGGCAGATAGTAATTACATCGTTCACATTAATCCGCTTTTAAAAACTACTCCGGAAAAGGATTTAATTGAAGAGCACAATCCGCTGCGTAAATATTGGCGTGAAGACTTACAGCTTTTCTCAGATTACCTAGACTTTAAG AGCGCGCGGTCATCAGAGGGCGCTCGCTACACGTCCGAGTCCAGTGCCCTGACCAACGCTGTGCGCGACTACCTGCAAGCCCTGCTGACGCTGCGCCCCCAGGATGCCATCCACTTCACGAAGCACTACTTCAAAGCCACACTCTCTTCCCTTGATCTGCCACACAATGACTACTTCGATGCCGGCACGAAACACGTTAGATACTTCTTTTTTGAAGATTAG